The genomic region GTCAGGCCAAACGAATTAACTCGCTCATGCTCACCTCTGGGCTTTACAACGAAGCGGGAGATTTTGCTTTTAGGGTTGGACTTCCGGCCAAGAGTGGTGTGGGCGGAGGTATTGCAGCAATTATCCCCAAGCTACTCAGTGTGGCTGTATGGAGCCCTGAACTCAACAGCTTTGGTAACTCGCTGGCCGGAATTCATGCGCTGGAATTGTTTACCACCAAGTCTGGCATATCCATTTTTTAATGATAAGAGCTGTCCAAAATAAAATACCGGTGCATAGGTTCAGCAACCTAAGCCGTTTTCCTGAGCTGGTACATTTTGTAACTACGCGCCATGGTGGTGTAAGCCAAGGTGGCGATGCCAGCTTCAACTTAGGCTTTCATGATACTGATTCTGACGCAAATGTCAGAGAAAATAGGCTTCGCTTGGCAGCCGCGGTTAATGTACCTATTGATAATTTTACTCATCAAATACAGGTTCACAGTGCAAATGTCACTGTGGTTGATAACACTCTACGAGGGGCAGGAACTCTGGCTCAAGAAACGGCTATTCAGCAAAACGATGCGCTTATTACCCGTGAAAAGAATATCTGCCTCGTTACCAAAGCGGCCGATTGTGTTCCCATGCTTTTTTACGATCCTGTTGAGGGAGCTGCAGCGGCCGTTCATGCAGGATGGCGAGGAATGGTTCAGGATGTTGCCGGAAAGACTGTTGAGGCTATGGTGCATAATTTTGGCTGTAATCCCCGTAACATTTTAGTTGGA from Williamwhitmania sp. harbors:
- the pgeF gene encoding peptidoglycan editing factor PgeF, yielding MIRAVQNKIPVHRFSNLSRFPELVHFVTTRHGGVSQGGDASFNLGFHDTDSDANVRENRLRLAAAVNVPIDNFTHQIQVHSANVTVVDNTLRGAGTLAQETAIQQNDALITREKNICLVTKAADCVPMLFYDPVEGAAAAVHAGWRGMVQDVAGKTVEAMVHNFGCNPRNILVGIGPANGPCCYEVGEDVEDAVAKIFPNMDGLLVKGKGLRHHLNQWEANRRQLIQVGVPMENIEVAGLCTQCNGNEFYSARLGHTGRFAAGIMIGKVILGL